TGGTTTCGATGCCGCGGCGGGCGAAATGCTTCGGTGTGGCGGTTTTGATGCCCATGTCGTAGGCAACAACGGTGTACTTCTTTTCACCCACGGCCTCGATAATGTAAGGCTCGAGGGTGCTGACCTCGGCGGCGAGATTGGCGCCGGCCATGGATTGTTGCTCGTTGACTTTGGCAACAAGCTTGTCGACGTCTCCCCGTGCCGCATCGCCGGTGAAGATACCCGCTGGGATCGAGCCGTGGTTGCGTAAATGACGCACAACACTGCGGGTGTCAACCCCGAGGATGCCGGTGATGTCCTGGGTTTTCATCTCATCTTCCAGGCTGCGCTTGGCTCGCCAGTTGGAGACCCGTTTGGACAGGTCGCGAATGACAAGGCCGGCGACCCAGATGCGGTTGTCGTGGGATTCGTTGTCCTCGTCGTTCCAGCCGGTGTTGCCGATCTGCGGTGCGGTCATCACCACGATCTGCCGGTGGTAGGAGGGGTCGGTCATTGTTTCTTGGTATCCCGTCATGGCGGTGGTGAAGACTGCCTCACCGAAAACCTCACCCTGCGCGCCGAAGGAGTAGCCGGGAAAGACTTTGCCGTCGCCAAAGACGAGGACGGCGGGAATCTTGGTGTTGCTCACTATCGAGGTCCTTACTTAATACTTAATTGTGGTGTGGGTGATGTTTCCGCGCAGCATGGTCAGCACCACGCGGGCAGAAAATTTCATGCCTTCGTAGGGAGTGTTCGACGCCTTGGACGCCATGTCCGCACCGGCGGCAATCCAGGTAGAGTCCGGGTTGATCAGCGTCAGATTGGCAGGTTCGCCCTCCCGGATGGGTCGGCCCTGGTCAGCCAGGTGCAGGATCTCCGCTGGGCGCTCGCTCATAACCTTTGCCACGAAACGCCAGTCGGCCAGCCCACTTTCGACAAAGATGCGGGAAATGATAGCCAGGGAAGTCTCAAGGCCAAGCATGCCAGGTTTGGCGTGCTCAAACTCCACGCACTTGTCCTCGGAGCCGTGCGGGGCGTGATCGGTGGCAACGACGTCGATGGTGCCGTCGAGAAGCGCATCGCGCAAAGCTGCGGCATCGCGCGCCTCCCGAAGCGGCGGGTTGACGCGGTAGGTGCCGTCGAAGGTTTCCAACATTTCATCGGTGAGGATCAAGTGGTGCGGGGTGACTTCGGCGGTGACCTCGATGCCTTGGGCCTTTGCCCACTTAAGCAGTTCGACGGTGCCCTGGGTTGAGGCATGGCAGATGTGCAAACGCCCACCGTAGTCGCGGGTCATGATGATGTCGCGGGCCACGATCGACTCCTCTGCCACGCGCGGCCAGCCGCGCAGCCCGAGACGGGAAGCTACCTCACCTTCGTGGGCGCAGGCTCCCTCGGTCATGCGGTGATCTTCGGCATGTTGGGCAAGCATCACGTCGTAGGCTTTCGCGTACTCAATGGCACGGCGCATTAGCTGCGGGTCGTTGACGCACTTGCCGTCATCAGAAAACATGCGCACGTGCGAAGCGCTCATCAAGCCGATCTCGGTAAGTGAGGTGCCTTGAAGTCCCTGAGTAATTGAACCGACCGGGTAGACGTCGCACTTGCCGTAAGCCTGGCCCTTTTCCCAGACCGCTTCGGCCAAAAAAGGTTGGTCAATGACGGGGCTGGTGTTGGCCATGGTAAACACCGCGGTGAAACCTCCACGGGCGGCAGCTTCGGAGCCCGAGGCGATAGTCTCGGTGTCCTCACGGCCGGGCTCACGCAGGTGAACGTGAACATCCACGAAACCGGGCAGCAGCACGCAGCCGCCTGCGTCGATGGTTGCGTCGACGTGTTGCGAATCTATCTCCGCGGAAAGGTTGTGACCGATCCGCGAAATCACGCCCTCTTCGACCAAAACATCAACCTGGTCTTCGCCATAAGGGCGGACGTTAGTGAGAAGCGTTGCCGCCATTTACTTTTCCTCTCCTGCCAGAAGGGTGAACAAAACCGCCATGCGCGTATATACACCGTTGGACACCTGCTCCAGCACAACGGAATTGGCTACAT
The Corynebacterium sp. BD556 genome window above contains:
- the carA gene encoding glutamine-hydrolyzing carbamoyl-phosphate synthase small subunit — its product is MSNTKIPAVLVFGDGKVFPGYSFGAQGEVFGEAVFTTAMTGYQETMTDPSYHRQIVVMTAPQIGNTGWNDEDNESHDNRIWVAGLVIRDLSKRVSNWRAKRSLEDEMKTQDITGILGVDTRSVVRHLRNHGSIPAGIFTGDAARGDVDKLVAKVNEQQSMAGANLAAEVSTLEPYIIEAVGEKKYTVVAYDMGIKTATPKHFARRGIETIVVPANTAFEKIAAYNPDGVFISNGPGDPATADEMVAITRQIIAAKVPLFGICFGNQILGRAFGMQTYKLKFGHRGVNVPVKNHLTGKIDITSQNHGFALRAKANERFDTDFGPALVTHTCLNDDVVEGVALENGMAYSVQYHPESAAGPHDANPLFDQFIDLMDNHSPNKK
- a CDS encoding dihydroorotase codes for the protein MAATLLTNVRPYGEDQVDVLVEEGVISRIGHNLSAEIDSQHVDATIDAGGCVLLPGFVDVHVHLREPGREDTETIASGSEAAARGGFTAVFTMANTSPVIDQPFLAEAVWEKGQAYGKCDVYPVGSITQGLQGTSLTEIGLMSASHVRMFSDDGKCVNDPQLMRRAIEYAKAYDVMLAQHAEDHRMTEGACAHEGEVASRLGLRGWPRVAEESIVARDIIMTRDYGGRLHICHASTQGTVELLKWAKAQGIEVTAEVTPHHLILTDEMLETFDGTYRVNPPLREARDAAALRDALLDGTIDVVATDHAPHGSEDKCVEFEHAKPGMLGLETSLAIISRIFVESGLADWRFVAKVMSERPAEILHLADQGRPIREGEPANLTLINPDSTWIAAGADMASKASNTPYEGMKFSARVVLTMLRGNITHTTIKY